In one Vulgatibacter incomptus genomic region, the following are encoded:
- a CDS encoding diguanylate cyclase: protein MKTGLRKAARIVAAGWPLAVGAVALAAVILRSFESLDALSLGHAAILVALAIGISALGFRKLRKGAEQRPLAAWNEAELGALLVIGAHALIQPVGGLGGPLYPVIYLLIAFLAAFLPFGPALGLAVFAIAVDAAALAAAGALRSSFASLLVHGLFLALFAMLSRLVNRSQVASARATGRLALDAALEEQADRARAYRLRIAGVKGQLNEEEWIAAAVSEVSEAVDNALEVAECALRPHSVAVFLLHGDDNLLKLHEARASGAPLRLEAFDAREGLVGAALRRRVPMRLCGDLKGVGWYEGKAPVHSVLFAPLIDRRGAKDAGRDDGYLRGLVIADRLEPIPFTQEDERLLVATSREVLRAMETERVMGYIRSSREEIDRFYGSIEKLNGASKPVEVIDTSLRVVKEIRELDLDLVAFTTSDFDSESGKRLHRVERIERAERPERGDAEKEWSSKGLEDLLGYQFADNGHLVASSVRVSAVLPPRNPKLLERVHLFDEGSQFRGLQSLKVIPLRAADSVLGTIVCGSKRRKNVDLEWTRMLEVIGMQAAQSLERARLFEKTEKMATSDGLTGLANHRHFQGRFDDEVVRSQRAGRKLTLILADIDHFKAVNDTYGHATGDMVLRGIAKAIQRCARATDTVARYGGEEFALLLPETDLAGGKEVAERIRKEVGAIEFQTALGPLRCTLSLGIASYPDTSTVKQEIFEAADQCLYHCKRMGRNRSTAADELSVEARKKAAAESS from the coding sequence ATGAAGACCGGGCTCCGTAAGGCGGCGCGAATCGTCGCGGCCGGCTGGCCCCTCGCGGTGGGCGCCGTCGCCCTCGCAGCGGTGATCCTCCGGTCGTTCGAGTCGCTGGATGCCCTGTCCTTGGGGCACGCCGCGATCCTCGTCGCCCTCGCGATCGGGATCTCCGCCCTGGGCTTCCGAAAGCTTCGCAAGGGCGCCGAGCAGCGCCCGCTCGCCGCGTGGAACGAGGCCGAGCTCGGCGCGCTCCTCGTGATCGGGGCCCACGCCTTGATCCAGCCGGTCGGCGGGCTCGGCGGCCCGCTCTACCCGGTGATCTATCTGCTGATCGCCTTCCTGGCGGCGTTCCTCCCGTTCGGCCCGGCCCTCGGCCTCGCCGTCTTCGCGATCGCGGTCGACGCCGCGGCGCTGGCCGCCGCCGGAGCGCTTCGGTCGAGCTTCGCATCACTCCTGGTGCACGGCCTCTTCCTGGCGCTCTTCGCGATGCTCTCCCGCCTCGTGAACCGCTCCCAGGTGGCGAGCGCCCGGGCCACGGGCAGGCTCGCCCTCGACGCGGCGCTGGAGGAGCAGGCCGATCGCGCCCGCGCCTACCGCCTCCGCATCGCCGGCGTGAAGGGCCAGCTCAACGAGGAGGAGTGGATCGCCGCCGCCGTCAGCGAGGTCTCCGAGGCGGTGGACAACGCCCTCGAGGTAGCGGAGTGCGCCCTGCGCCCGCATTCGGTCGCCGTCTTCCTCCTCCACGGCGACGACAACCTCCTCAAGCTCCACGAAGCCCGGGCCTCGGGCGCGCCCCTTCGCCTCGAGGCCTTCGACGCCCGGGAGGGCCTGGTGGGCGCCGCGCTGCGCCGTCGGGTCCCCATGCGCCTCTGCGGCGACCTCAAGGGCGTGGGCTGGTACGAGGGGAAGGCGCCGGTACACAGCGTGCTCTTCGCGCCGCTCATCGACCGGCGGGGGGCCAAGGACGCGGGCCGCGACGACGGCTACCTCCGCGGGCTGGTGATCGCCGACCGGCTGGAGCCGATCCCGTTCACCCAGGAGGACGAGCGCCTCCTCGTCGCCACCTCCCGTGAGGTCCTCCGCGCCATGGAGACCGAGCGGGTGATGGGCTACATCCGGAGCTCGCGGGAGGAGATCGATCGCTTCTACGGCTCGATCGAGAAGCTGAACGGCGCCTCCAAGCCCGTGGAGGTCATCGACACCTCGCTCCGGGTGGTCAAGGAGATCAGGGAGCTCGACCTCGACCTCGTGGCCTTCACCACCTCCGACTTCGACTCCGAGTCGGGCAAGCGCCTCCACCGCGTCGAGCGGATCGAGAGGGCCGAGCGGCCGGAGCGGGGCGACGCCGAGAAGGAGTGGAGCAGCAAGGGCCTGGAGGACCTCCTCGGCTATCAGTTCGCCGACAACGGCCACCTCGTCGCCAGCTCCGTCCGCGTGAGCGCCGTGCTCCCGCCGCGCAACCCCAAGCTGCTCGAGCGCGTCCACCTCTTCGACGAGGGCTCGCAGTTCCGCGGGCTGCAGTCGCTCAAGGTGATCCCGCTCCGCGCGGCGGACTCCGTGCTGGGCACGATCGTCTGCGGATCCAAGCGCCGGAAGAACGTCGATCTCGAGTGGACCCGGATGCTCGAGGTGATCGGGATGCAGGCGGCCCAGTCCCTCGAGCGGGCACGCCTCTTCGAGAAGACCGAGAAGATGGCGACCTCCGACGGCCTCACGGGCCTCGCGAACCACCGCCACTTCCAGGGCCGGTTCGACGACGAGGTCGTGAGGTCCCAGCGCGCCGGCCGCAAGCTCACCTTGATCCTCGCCGACATCGATCACTTCAAGGCGGTCAACGACACCTACGGCCACGCCACCGGCGACATGGTGCTGCGGGGGATCGCCAAGGCCATCCAGCGGTGCGCCCGCGCGACGGACACCGTGGCCCGCTACGGCGGCGAGGAGTTCGCGCTCCTGCTCCCCGAGACCGATCTCGCAGGCGGCAAGGAGGTCGCGGAGCGGATCCGCAAGGAGGTCGGCGCGATCGAGTTCCAGACGGCGCTCGGTCCGCTGCGCTGCACCTTGAGCCTCGGGATCGCGTCGTATCCCGACACCTCGACGGTCAAGCAGGAGATCTTCGAGGCGGCCGACCAGTGCCTCTACCACTGCAAGCGGATGGGCCGGAATCGCTCGACCGCCGCCGACGAGCTCAGCGTCGAGGCCCGGAAGAAGGCGGCAGCGGAGAGCTCGTGA
- a CDS encoding FtsB family cell division protein, with the protein MNRSRAILLSVVAALAAVGLAVDPQGLRHARTLREDVARIEGENARLREANEKLRLELRRLADDPAALERAAREELGLVRPGDVVFRLEDHEDRAP; encoded by the coding sequence ATGAACCGCAGCCGCGCCATCCTCCTCTCCGTCGTCGCCGCGCTGGCAGCAGTCGGCCTCGCGGTCGATCCCCAGGGCCTGCGCCACGCGAGGACCCTGCGGGAGGACGTCGCGCGGATCGAGGGAGAGAACGCCCGACTGCGCGAGGCCAACGAGAAGCTGCGCCTGGAGCTGCGGAGGCTGGCGGACGATCCGGCAGCGCTGGAGCGGGCCGCCCGCGAGGAGCTGGGCCTCGTGCGGCCCGGCGATGTCGTCTTTCGCCTGGAGGATCATGAAGACCGGGCTCCGTAA
- a CDS encoding TlpA disulfide reductase family protein has product MIPAALVVLLGALGGCRSKPLPEPVDLVLPRAETGQPFSFASRRGDVVIVYFFTTWCIPCQAMDPSVAEAARIGAREGIEVVGVALDREGRRTVAPYVAATMPPYPVVVGGGSVAEGQSPFGRIPELPATLFLDRDGRPAASISGAASSKLLLERARDVKSR; this is encoded by the coding sequence GTGATTCCGGCTGCGCTGGTCGTGCTGCTCGGGGCGCTCGGCGGTTGCCGATCGAAGCCGCTCCCGGAGCCCGTCGACCTCGTGTTGCCGCGGGCGGAGACCGGCCAGCCGTTCTCCTTCGCGTCCCGCAGGGGCGACGTGGTGATCGTCTACTTCTTCACCACTTGGTGCATCCCGTGTCAGGCGATGGACCCATCCGTCGCGGAGGCGGCCCGGATCGGCGCGAGGGAGGGGATCGAGGTGGTGGGGGTCGCCCTCGACAGGGAGGGCAGGCGAACCGTGGCGCCCTACGTCGCCGCGACCATGCCGCCGTACCCCGTGGTGGTCGGCGGCGGTTCCGTGGCCGAGGGGCAGAGCCCCTTCGGCCGGATCCCCGAGCTCCCGGCGACCCTCTTCCTCGATCGAGACGGGAGGCCGGCGGCGTCGATCTCCGGCGCAGCGAGCTCCAAGCTCCTCCTTGAACGCGCGCGGGACGTGAAGTCGCGATAG
- a CDS encoding protoporphyrinogen/coproporphyrinogen oxidase — MRPVVIGAGPAGLAAAWALARAGQRPLVLEASDRLGGLAGSFDLDGFRADYGPHRLHRVASPEVKELYALALGDSLRERDRSGLVHVGERRLPFPLSLGGLVRGLGFTGALRHGLSALAARFRPPAGDDYAGEAARRLGRHAAALVYEPAARKVWGVEPEALDAALAAARVQKSGPVAVLRAALERKDRGARRFFYPEQGCGALAEGLAARIEAAGGELRRNARVDGLVIEGGVVRAVVVDGAPIETDRVIATAPLTSLCSWAGVPETSDGLTYRALTLLYLVLEQDRASAHDVHYFTDARIPANRLFEMKGFTGGEGPAGRTLIGFDIPCTEGDSVWTASPDELVEKMRPALDRAGLDRAPIASAAVHRVAKAYPIYRKGYAAHRDRALDALSSVDGLYPVGRHALFVHDNVHHACEAGLAAGRSAAVRKSAREWRSEQAPFLHARIED, encoded by the coding sequence ATGCGCCCCGTCGTGATCGGCGCGGGCCCCGCCGGCCTCGCGGCTGCGTGGGCCCTCGCTCGCGCCGGCCAGCGGCCCCTGGTCCTCGAGGCCTCGGATCGCCTGGGTGGCCTGGCGGGCTCCTTCGACCTCGACGGCTTCCGCGCCGACTACGGTCCCCACCGGCTCCATCGGGTCGCGTCACCCGAGGTGAAGGAGCTCTACGCGCTCGCGCTCGGAGATTCCCTGCGCGAGCGCGATCGCAGCGGCCTGGTCCACGTGGGGGAGCGAAGGCTCCCGTTCCCGCTCTCGCTCGGCGGCCTCGTTCGAGGCCTCGGGTTCACTGGTGCCCTCCGTCACGGGCTCTCGGCGCTGGCTGCGCGCTTCCGGCCCCCCGCCGGGGACGATTACGCCGGTGAAGCCGCCCGCCGCCTCGGCCGCCACGCCGCCGCGCTCGTCTATGAGCCTGCCGCACGGAAGGTCTGGGGCGTCGAGCCCGAGGCCCTCGACGCGGCCCTCGCCGCAGCCCGGGTGCAGAAGTCCGGGCCCGTGGCGGTGCTTCGCGCCGCCCTCGAGCGGAAGGATCGCGGCGCCCGGCGCTTCTTCTACCCGGAGCAGGGCTGCGGCGCTCTCGCGGAGGGACTGGCCGCCCGGATCGAGGCGGCCGGAGGCGAGCTTCGGCGCAATGCCCGTGTCGATGGCCTCGTGATCGAGGGTGGGGTGGTCCGGGCGGTCGTGGTCGACGGCGCCCCGATCGAGACCGATCGGGTGATCGCGACGGCGCCCCTCACGTCGCTCTGCAGCTGGGCGGGCGTCCCGGAAACGTCCGATGGTCTCACCTATCGTGCGCTGACCTTGCTCTACCTCGTGCTCGAGCAGGATCGGGCCTCCGCACACGACGTCCATTACTTCACCGACGCTCGGATCCCGGCAAACCGCCTCTTCGAGATGAAGGGCTTCACCGGTGGCGAAGGCCCCGCCGGCCGCACACTGATCGGCTTCGACATCCCGTGCACGGAGGGCGACTCCGTATGGACCGCGTCTCCCGACGAGCTCGTGGAGAAGATGCGTCCGGCCCTCGATCGCGCCGGCCTCGACCGGGCTCCGATCGCGAGCGCCGCGGTTCATCGCGTGGCGAAGGCCTATCCGATCTACCGCAAGGGCTACGCGGCCCACCGCGACCGCGCCCTCGACGCGCTCTCGTCGGTGGACGGTCTCTATCCGGTGGGCCGGCACGCGCTCTTCGTCCACGACAACGTGCACCACGCGTGCGAGGCGGGCCTCGCCGCCGGCCGCTCCGCCGCCGTCCGCAAGAGCGCGCGGGAGTGGCGTTCCGAGCAGGCTCCCTTCCTCCACGCCCGCATCGAGGACTGA
- a CDS encoding glycosyltransferase family 2 protein encodes MIPARDEAESVGGVVEAVARALAGEAHEILVVDDGSVDGTGERARAAGARVIRREGLGYGAAIKAGAAEARGAFLAILDADGTYPEADLPKLVRALRGGARQAIGARPASSGSESLARSAIKTAFRGAVLWFGGLAVPDLNSGMRALRTRDLLALSSILPDRFSLTTTLTLALAAEGDPPVFIPIDYRPRAGRSKWRTVRDTWLMGRTVLRGIGWLRHGHAPKALPAVEVAG; translated from the coding sequence GTGATCCCTGCGCGGGACGAAGCGGAGTCGGTCGGAGGCGTCGTCGAGGCCGTGGCCCGGGCGCTCGCCGGGGAGGCCCACGAGATCCTCGTGGTGGACGACGGCTCCGTCGACGGCACGGGCGAGCGGGCGAGGGCGGCAGGCGCGCGGGTGATCCGGCGCGAGGGCCTGGGCTACGGCGCCGCGATCAAGGCGGGGGCCGCGGAGGCGCGGGGCGCCTTCCTTGCGATCCTCGACGCCGACGGCACCTATCCGGAGGCCGATCTCCCGAAGCTCGTCCGCGCGCTGCGGGGCGGCGCCCGCCAGGCCATCGGCGCGAGGCCCGCGTCGAGCGGGTCGGAGTCCCTGGCCCGGAGCGCGATCAAGACGGCGTTCCGCGGAGCCGTCCTCTGGTTCGGAGGGCTCGCCGTCCCGGACCTCAACTCCGGGATGCGGGCGCTGCGCACCCGTGACCTCCTGGCCCTCTCGTCGATTCTCCCTGATCGCTTCTCCCTCACCACCACGCTCACCCTCGCCCTCGCGGCAGAGGGCGATCCCCCCGTCTTCATCCCCATCGACTACCGGCCTCGGGCCGGGCGCTCCAAGTGGCGGACGGTCCGCGACACCTGGCTCATGGGCCGCACGGTGCTGCGGGGGATCGGCTGGCTCCGCCACGGCCACGCGCCCAAGGCGCTCCCCGCCGTCGAGGTCGCCGGCTGA